From the Mercenaria mercenaria strain notata unplaced genomic scaffold, MADL_Memer_1 contig_3822, whole genome shotgun sequence genome, one window contains:
- the LOC123526847 gene encoding uncharacterized protein LOC123526847, giving the protein MATAQSSQDRVHLFRLQTLIIDGGTTVIRNIIHQKSSNVPFNVFLSHEITAVKALVGRDIIKKAQYNLLYPQGGNLPSITDIDLTLAICLLRSLKSFGLNTRYNWSATPRQNDTSLEADLCRLRNTRNVIAHIATTTGIDQATFQNKWNEVEQVFILFYRLY; this is encoded by the exons atggcAACAGCCCAGTCATCACAAGACCGAGTTCATCTTTTTCGCCTCCAAACTCTAATCATAGATGGAGGCACTACAGTCATAAGGAACATAATTCACCAGAAGAGCTCCAATGTTCCGTTTAATGTGTTTCTTAGTCATGAAATAACCGCAGTAAAGGCACTGGTGGGCAGAGATATAATAAAGAAAGCACAGTACAATCTGCTTTATCCACAAGGTGGTAATCTTCCTTCTATCACGGACATCGACCTAACTCTTGCGATATGCTTGCTGAGAAGCCTAAAAAGTTTCGGGCTGAACACTAGATATAACTGGAGTGCAACCCCACGGCAAAATGACACTTCCCTTGAGGCAGATTTATGTCGTCTAAGAAATACACGAAATGTG aTAGCGCACATAGCGACTACAACAGGAATAGACCAGGCAACATTCCAGAACAAGTGGAATGAAGTCGAACAGgtatttatacttttttatcGGCTTTACTGA